A region of Paenibacillus sp. 37 DNA encodes the following proteins:
- the addB gene encoding helicase-exonuclease AddAB subunit AddB, whose protein sequence is MSVRFVIGRAGSGKSSLITREITSLLQQEPQGTPLILLVPEQSSFRTEQALVSSGTIKGTMRAEVLGFRRLAYRVMQEAGGSARIPIGAEGKKMLLYKVIQRRKEELKLFGASGSQLGFIGELNDLYSEFKRYEVDPSLLEEGLSGGNTSSTSPILEDKLHDLNLIYRDYEQELTNLYIDDEDTLTELTDRLSESALLQDAQIWIDGFQGFTPQEMSVIGRLMLQSSSVTIALTLDRPYDHGALPGELELFYPTASAYARLKGMAEELGVPSDITVLDSEIPPRYKDRPGLAHLEAGFDRRIRWKSDGLDSGIRLVAAENRRAEMEGALREMRRLAQNEGARYRDMAVLVRQLDTYADIAEPLFRDYDVPVFLDRRRNELHHPLSEFIRSALDIVRRHWRYEDVFRCVKTDLLLPRDGSITREDMDQLENYVLACGIHGYRWTDGKPWKYVPSLSLEDNGQDGRSRGRDQMLSLMERCRAVITDSLGVFEKRMKKAKTAKAQCEALYRLLEDAEIPWKLENMSAEAKAQGDPERSREHRQMWGAVLDLLDQMVDMMGNERLDITLFAGMIETGLTELKLGLVPPALDQVLVGSMDRTRLQDIKYVFILGAVDGELPAIPQDDGVLTELERSLLTERGVALGPGATRQMLDERFLIYTALTAASSQLWLSYPVADDEGKALLPSEIVRHVRKMFGLQEQPLLAQPPVANSEEAHWSYVTHPGQSLSTLIGQLRKWRRGEDIPEMWWAVYNWHVSRETSRPQLERLMGSIFYRNRALPLRTATSRRLYGTEVRTSVSRMERFVACPFSHFASHGLRLKERQLYRLQAPDIGQLFHAALSQLAMRLREENRSWGSLTPDQCRQEAEQTVEQIAPQLQGEILLSTKRYGYIFRKLKDIVSRASVILGEQSRRGSFEPIGLELDFGPDKTLPPLRFELENGCVMEIVGRIDRVDVAEGENGLLLRVIDYKSSQTDLKLHEVYYGLSLQMLTYLEVLLSAAEEWLGETAMPGGTLYFHVHNPLLQSANGMTSEQAGQELLKRFKMKGLLLADRDAIAQMDNTLDKGYSAIIPVALKADGSFYSSAAVATPEQWDTLLASVRSNIREIGTRITDGDVAIEPYRIQQEVACTFCPYKPVCQFDENIEGNEYNLLSKPGKQQIWDMLSHTKGGETS, encoded by the coding sequence ATGTCCGTTCGTTTTGTTATTGGCCGGGCAGGCAGCGGCAAAAGCTCGCTGATTACCCGGGAAATTACATCCCTGCTTCAACAAGAACCGCAAGGCACACCTTTGATTTTGCTCGTTCCAGAACAGAGTTCTTTTCGAACAGAGCAGGCATTGGTGTCTTCTGGAACAATTAAAGGTACGATGCGTGCAGAAGTGCTCGGCTTTCGCCGTTTAGCCTATCGTGTAATGCAGGAAGCAGGTGGTTCTGCTCGTATTCCGATCGGAGCCGAAGGCAAAAAGATGCTGCTCTACAAGGTCATCCAGCGCCGTAAGGAAGAATTAAAGCTGTTTGGTGCATCCGGCAGCCAGCTGGGTTTTATAGGCGAATTAAATGACTTATATAGTGAATTTAAACGTTATGAAGTTGATCCATCATTGCTGGAAGAGGGGCTGTCTGGAGGGAATACCTCATCGACTTCGCCAATTCTGGAGGATAAGTTGCATGACTTGAATCTGATATATCGTGACTATGAACAGGAACTGACCAATTTATATATTGATGATGAAGACACGTTGACCGAGCTGACAGATCGTTTGTCGGAAAGTGCATTGCTGCAGGATGCCCAGATCTGGATTGATGGTTTTCAGGGATTCACGCCACAGGAGATGAGTGTGATTGGTCGGCTGATGTTGCAGTCCTCTTCCGTGACCATTGCACTGACATTGGATCGTCCTTATGATCACGGCGCACTGCCTGGAGAATTGGAACTGTTCTATCCCACGGCAAGTGCCTATGCGCGTCTGAAAGGGATGGCTGAAGAACTGGGTGTACCGAGCGATATAACCGTGCTAGATTCGGAGATTCCACCGAGATACAAGGATCGTCCGGGACTTGCTCATCTGGAGGCTGGTTTCGACCGCCGAATTCGTTGGAAAAGTGATGGCCTTGATTCCGGAATCCGACTGGTTGCAGCGGAGAACCGACGAGCTGAGATGGAGGGAGCACTGCGTGAGATGCGGCGTCTGGCGCAAAACGAAGGTGCGCGTTATCGGGATATGGCAGTACTTGTTCGTCAGTTGGATACCTACGCTGATATAGCTGAACCTCTATTCAGGGATTATGACGTACCCGTCTTTCTGGACCGCAGAAGAAATGAACTTCATCATCCATTATCCGAGTTTATCCGTTCGGCACTGGATATTGTTCGGCGCCATTGGCGTTACGAGGATGTATTTCGCTGTGTCAAAACGGATCTGCTGCTTCCGCGTGATGGTTCCATCACCCGTGAAGATATGGACCAGCTTGAGAATTATGTACTGGCTTGTGGTATTCATGGATATCGCTGGACTGACGGCAAACCGTGGAAGTATGTCCCAAGCCTTTCGCTGGAAGACAACGGTCAGGATGGACGTAGTCGAGGACGGGACCAAATGCTTTCTTTAATGGAGCGTTGTCGAGCGGTCATTACAGATTCCTTGGGTGTTTTTGAGAAACGAATGAAAAAGGCAAAGACAGCCAAAGCCCAGTGCGAGGCACTATACAGACTGCTGGAAGATGCTGAGATCCCATGGAAGCTGGAGAACATGTCTGCTGAAGCTAAGGCTCAAGGTGACCCCGAACGGTCGAGAGAACATCGGCAGATGTGGGGAGCTGTGCTGGATTTATTGGATCAGATGGTCGATATGATGGGGAATGAACGGCTGGATATCACGCTGTTTGCCGGGATGATCGAGACCGGATTGACGGAACTGAAGCTGGGTCTGGTACCACCGGCACTTGATCAGGTATTGGTCGGTTCCATGGACCGTACACGTCTTCAGGACATCAAATACGTATTTATCCTTGGTGCAGTTGATGGTGAATTACCCGCAATACCTCAGGATGATGGCGTATTAACGGAACTGGAGAGATCGTTACTGACGGAAAGAGGCGTGGCGCTTGGACCAGGTGCAACAAGGCAGATGCTGGATGAACGTTTTTTGATCTATACGGCACTTACAGCGGCAAGCAGCCAGTTGTGGCTGAGTTACCCTGTTGCTGATGATGAGGGGAAAGCACTGCTTCCTTCCGAGATTGTCCGCCATGTACGGAAGATGTTTGGTTTACAAGAACAGCCATTGCTCGCTCAACCACCGGTTGCGAACTCGGAAGAAGCACATTGGTCCTATGTCACCCATCCGGGTCAGAGTCTGTCTACGCTCATTGGACAATTGCGCAAATGGCGCCGCGGAGAAGACATCCCTGAAATGTGGTGGGCGGTCTACAATTGGCATGTATCTCGGGAGACAAGCAGACCTCAGCTGGAAAGGTTGATGGGATCAATCTTTTATCGTAATCGGGCATTGCCACTACGTACAGCTACCAGTCGCAGATTGTATGGCACAGAGGTGAGGACGAGTGTTTCGCGAATGGAGCGTTTCGTCGCTTGTCCGTTCTCCCATTTTGCTTCGCACGGGTTGCGTCTCAAAGAACGGCAATTGTACCGCCTTCAGGCTCCTGATATCGGACAGCTGTTTCATGCTGCACTAAGCCAGCTGGCTATGCGGTTACGTGAAGAAAATCGTAGTTGGGGCAGTTTGACTCCAGACCAATGCCGTCAGGAAGCCGAGCAAACGGTGGAGCAGATTGCACCACAGCTGCAAGGGGAGATTTTGCTAAGCACCAAGCGATACGGTTATATTTTCCGCAAATTGAAGGACATTGTTAGCCGGGCATCCGTTATTCTTGGGGAACAGTCCAGACGTGGAAGTTTTGAACCGATTGGGCTGGAGCTTGATTTTGGACCGGATAAAACGCTGCCCCCACTCCGTTTTGAACTGGAGAACGGATGTGTGATGGAGATCGTGGGTCGGATTGACCGTGTGGATGTGGCAGAAGGAGAGAATGGTCTGCTCTTGCGTGTCATTGACTATAAATCAAGCCAGACGGACCTCAAGTTACATGAAGTGTACTATGGTCTGTCATTGCAGATGCTCACCTATCTGGAGGTGCTGCTTAGTGCTGCTGAAGAATGGCTTGGGGAAACGGCGATGCCGGGAGGAACGTTGTATTTCCACGTGCATAACCCGCTGTTGCAATCCGCAAACGGCATGACATCGGAGCAGGCCGGGCAAGAACTGCTGAAACGGTTCAAAATGAAAGGTTTGCTGCTGGCAGACCGGGATGCAATCGCACAAATGGACAACACCCTGGATAAGGGGTATTCAGCCATTATTCCGGTTGCCCTTAAGGCAGATGGCAGCTTTTATAGTAGTGCTGCTGTAGCTACGCCAGAGCAATGGGATACGCTGCTTGCTTCGGTTCGCAGTAATATCCGTGAGATTGGTACCCGAATTACGGATGGGGATGTGGCCATTGAGCCTTATCGTATTCAACAGGAAGTGGCGTGTACGTTCTGTCCGTATAAGCCTGTATGTCAGTTTGATGAGAATATAGAAGGAAATGAATACAACCTGTTGTCCAAACCGGGTAAACAGCAAATCTGGGATATGTTATCTCACACCAAGGGAGGGGAAACATCATGA
- a CDS encoding class I SAM-dependent rRNA methyltransferase, whose translation MPSVKLERSRKKRLEHAHPWIFNNEIASVDGNPEPGDLVNVLNHQGRYLATGYYNPASQITVRVVAYQPLESEQMDTAFFAARFRDCLRHRERFIQDGEAYRLVYGEADFLPGLIVDRFGSILVVQLLTLGMDRCREAIVQALIEVMQPEGIYERSDVSIRELEGLEQTKGPLYGECPRHVTVTENGLLIKVDIVEGQKTGYFFDQRENRAAIEPLMKGWGYKSGITLQTTEQDGTEQLLPVNKSGKVVTFPYWDGATVLECFSHTGSFTLNACKYGAKKVTCLDISEHAIESARTNVELNGFTDRVEFVVADAFQYLREQVKGLDERTARARAGEQKVDTSKALAAGGKTFDVVILDPPAFAKTKSAVKGACRGYKDINLQGMKLVNEGGYLVTASCSYHMRPDLFLDTIADAAEDAGKVLRLIDWKAAGKDHPQILGVDEGHYLKFAIFEVRSKKN comes from the coding sequence CGGAACCGGGAGATCTGGTCAATGTATTGAATCATCAAGGTCGCTATCTGGCGACAGGATATTACAATCCCGCATCTCAAATCACTGTAAGGGTTGTAGCTTATCAACCTTTGGAGTCCGAACAAATGGATACGGCGTTTTTTGCAGCGCGTTTCCGCGATTGCTTGCGTCATCGGGAACGTTTTATCCAGGATGGAGAGGCTTACCGTCTCGTTTACGGCGAAGCTGATTTTCTGCCAGGATTAATCGTTGACCGATTCGGCAGCATTCTCGTTGTACAGTTGCTTACACTTGGCATGGATCGTTGCCGTGAAGCCATTGTACAGGCACTCATTGAAGTAATGCAGCCTGAAGGCATTTACGAGCGCAGTGATGTCTCGATTCGTGAACTGGAAGGTTTGGAGCAGACCAAAGGTCCGCTGTACGGAGAGTGCCCACGGCATGTCACGGTTACAGAGAATGGACTACTCATTAAAGTCGATATCGTGGAAGGACAGAAGACAGGTTACTTCTTCGATCAACGTGAGAATCGTGCAGCGATCGAACCGCTCATGAAGGGTTGGGGCTACAAGAGTGGAATCACACTTCAAACGACTGAGCAGGATGGCACAGAGCAGCTCTTGCCTGTGAATAAAAGCGGAAAGGTAGTTACATTCCCATATTGGGATGGTGCCACTGTACTGGAGTGTTTCTCACACACGGGCAGCTTTACGTTGAATGCTTGCAAGTATGGAGCTAAAAAAGTGACTTGTCTTGATATTTCGGAGCATGCCATTGAGAGTGCACGAACAAATGTGGAGCTGAACGGTTTCACCGACCGGGTCGAATTCGTAGTTGCTGATGCATTCCAGTACTTGCGTGAACAAGTGAAGGGGCTGGATGAACGTACTGCACGTGCGCGCGCTGGCGAACAAAAAGTAGATACTTCCAAAGCGCTTGCAGCTGGCGGTAAAACATTTGATGTAGTCATCCTCGATCCCCCGGCGTTTGCCAAGACGAAATCAGCAGTTAAAGGTGCATGCCGCGGATATAAGGATATCAACCTGCAAGGTATGAAACTGGTTAATGAGGGCGGATATTTGGTAACAGCCAGCTGTTCGTATCACATGCGTCCTGACCTTTTCTTGGACACGATTGCCGATGCAGCAGAAGATGCAGGAAAAGTACTGCGTCTAATCGACTGGAAGGCAGCTGGTAAGGATCACCCGCAAATTTTGGGCGTGGATGAAGGACATTACCTGAAATTTGCTATTTTCGAAGTGCGCAGTAAAAAGAATTAA